Proteins found in one Thalassomonas actiniarum genomic segment:
- a CDS encoding SPOR domain-containing protein: MAGEFEEKSFYFVPVTDEQLLIVNLRLNGQSVAADMEIYQVQQRLLIPLSVLQDILKLPLKLGKNQLSGSSLDDNIPYTFPVLSPATPPDKASDKQALFFWTSDDFDHYFDAGLLNLLLNSEYHFDYSLQQISFQTDIPLAVLKKASQEVRTPKIHTVKLPDLVVADNYHLYSHPTTTYNLKHSYNSATKKSSDQLRLNSFFDLFAHSTQLRINQNNDTTNQFLRFSRQIDLPLKNDPGHGISYQFGDIQSQRDELIHNATSGAGLHLSNTNPAYNSSFSTITLEEPALPGWEAELYRNGQFITTAESGDDNRIVFDEVDTFYGNNLFEIKLYGPQGQQKTRSQSINVGNNLLKQGNWNYQLEYVDANQRFIGPDPAITSGVERSAKTGISYGLTDNFTLDVNGHYVRENNRDHYYLSSNFHGLAAGGDYNIELAKDLQQGTALFAGFSGNLSEKTRLKIDHSYFDRFVSALHADNALTSRSSIKLNGTTDYLGGLGWNGRFSHQVDNAGKARNLANFSFSKRLSRGTLSNSFSFDDGSSQGTSHQIFLGYNLEQWRLSTTLDWYPFSHQEIKQIRTDIRWPQQLKTYNQTQLRYNPNQTAKYNVSHNFTYRHKQYNFQLSSALNEQGDWQLSLGISGTLGYDHTNNELLWLQPQALNAGVIEATAFIDSNRNNIFDHGEQPLQDISFNGHHKWSSQKTNLEGKVLLPSTFGGQKLSISEQTLPDPFLQAQLEQVLIHTHNGGINHINMAVVAVNDIEGTIYQSIKGKTRASANQSVTLIDRTGKQVAQTLTEIDGYFVFSKIAPGQYRLSVNSELISEQQLKILNLPDKVIAPEMGDAIVLDDILLADQAYIAGQNNKQLAKSDKSDKSDKSDKSEFYIQLGTFAKPRDIASAVIPLQAEHFDVQIYYHQHRQRYYLVAGPYLSKSAAQSAKADVASQAPFTDSLVLAGNHYQGSSWHHIYTLRDLGIALKKGHDIIENSTEKSYFCQLASYRAFTSIDPKKLMQEQLLIAKRRIKEQDYYSFIAGPFNNEYGENCTLAKYSALTPEIPRVRARSLLQQELSSL, from the coding sequence ATGGCCGGTGAGTTCGAAGAGAAATCGTTTTATTTCGTGCCGGTCACCGATGAACAGCTACTGATTGTCAACTTACGCCTTAATGGCCAGTCGGTTGCTGCTGACATGGAGATATACCAGGTCCAGCAAAGATTATTAATACCTCTGTCGGTATTACAAGATATACTTAAACTCCCGCTAAAACTCGGTAAAAACCAGTTAAGCGGCAGCAGCTTAGACGATAACATCCCCTATACTTTTCCGGTACTTTCACCGGCAACGCCCCCGGATAAAGCCTCAGATAAACAGGCGCTTTTTTTCTGGACCAGTGATGATTTCGACCATTACTTTGATGCCGGGCTATTGAACCTGTTGCTAAACAGCGAATATCACTTTGATTATTCCCTGCAACAGATTTCATTTCAAACCGACATCCCGCTGGCGGTTTTAAAAAAAGCATCGCAGGAAGTTCGCACGCCCAAAATACACACTGTCAAGCTGCCGGATCTGGTGGTTGCCGATAATTATCACCTTTATAGTCATCCCACGACAACCTATAACCTCAAACATAGTTATAACTCGGCAACAAAAAAGTCATCGGATCAACTAAGATTAAACAGCTTTTTCGACTTATTTGCCCACAGTACGCAGCTGCGTATTAACCAGAACAATGATACCACCAATCAGTTTCTCAGATTCTCCCGACAAATCGACCTGCCCCTTAAAAATGATCCCGGCCATGGCATCAGCTACCAGTTTGGCGATATCCAGTCACAAAGGGATGAGTTGATTCATAACGCAACCTCAGGTGCCGGTTTGCACTTGTCCAACACAAATCCTGCCTATAACAGCTCCTTCAGTACTATTACTTTAGAAGAGCCCGCCTTGCCCGGATGGGAGGCCGAACTATATCGAAATGGTCAATTTATCACTACCGCAGAGTCCGGGGATGACAACCGTATTGTCTTTGATGAGGTCGATACCTTTTATGGTAATAACTTATTTGAAATAAAGCTCTACGGCCCGCAGGGACAGCAAAAAACCCGCAGCCAAAGCATCAATGTCGGTAATAATTTGCTCAAGCAGGGAAACTGGAATTACCAGCTTGAATATGTTGATGCCAACCAACGCTTTATCGGCCCGGATCCGGCGATCACTTCCGGGGTTGAACGCTCGGCAAAAACAGGGATCAGTTACGGTTTAACCGATAATTTTACCCTGGATGTCAACGGGCATTATGTCAGGGAAAACAACCGGGATCATTATTATCTTTCGAGCAACTTTCATGGCCTGGCCGCCGGTGGCGATTACAATATCGAGCTGGCGAAAGATCTGCAGCAGGGCACGGCGCTTTTTGCCGGTTTTTCCGGTAACCTCAGTGAAAAAACCCGTTTGAAAATCGACCACAGTTACTTTGACCGCTTTGTCAGCGCCCTACACGCCGATAACGCACTAACATCAAGATCCAGCATCAAACTTAACGGCACCACAGATTATTTAGGTGGCCTGGGCTGGAATGGCCGCTTTAGTCATCAGGTAGATAATGCCGGCAAGGCGCGTAATTTGGCCAATTTCAGTTTCAGCAAACGCTTATCTCGCGGCACACTCTCCAACAGCTTTTCTTTTGATGATGGCAGCAGTCAAGGCACTAGTCATCAAATATTTCTCGGCTATAACCTGGAGCAGTGGCGCCTGTCGACAACCCTTGACTGGTATCCGTTTTCCCACCAGGAAATCAAGCAGATCCGCACCGATATTCGCTGGCCACAGCAGCTTAAAACCTATAATCAAACCCAGCTGCGTTATAACCCCAACCAGACAGCTAAATACAACGTAAGCCACAATTTCACCTATCGCCATAAGCAGTATAACTTTCAATTATCCTCGGCTTTAAATGAACAGGGGGACTGGCAACTGTCTCTCGGGATCAGCGGCACCCTAGGTTATGATCATACCAATAACGAATTACTCTGGCTGCAGCCACAAGCCCTTAACGCCGGTGTTATTGAAGCAACAGCCTTTATAGACAGCAATCGCAACAATATCTTTGATCACGGTGAGCAGCCGCTACAAGACATAAGTTTTAACGGCCATCACAAATGGAGTTCGCAAAAAACCAATCTTGAGGGAAAAGTACTGCTACCCAGCACATTCGGCGGACAAAAGTTATCAATTTCAGAGCAGACCTTACCGGATCCCTTTTTGCAGGCACAGCTGGAGCAGGTATTGATCCATACCCATAACGGCGGCATTAACCATATCAATATGGCGGTTGTAGCCGTCAATGATATTGAAGGCACTATCTATCAAAGCATTAAGGGGAAAACCCGTGCCAGTGCCAATCAAAGCGTGACTTTAATCGACCGCACCGGCAAGCAAGTCGCCCAGACCCTGACGGAAATTGACGGCTATTTTGTCTTTTCTAAAATCGCCCCGGGCCAATACCGTTTGTCGGTCAATTCCGAGCTGATCAGCGAGCAGCAACTTAAGATCCTGAATTTACCCGATAAAGTCATCGCTCCAGAGATGGGAGATGCCATAGTGCTTGATGACATCTTATTGGCCGATCAAGCATATATCGCCGGACAAAACAACAAACAGCTAGCCAAAAGTGATAAAAGTGATAAAAGTGATAAAAGTGATAAAAGTGAATTTTATATTCAGCTCGGCACATTCGCCAAGCCCCGGGATATAGCCAGTGCCGTTATACCGCTCCAGGCAGAGCATTTTGATGTCCAGATTTATTATCACCAACACCGTCAGCGCTACTATTTAGTCGCTGGCCCGTACCTGTCAAAATCAGCCGCTCAGTCGGCTAAAGCCGATGTCGCCAGCCAAGCCCCCTTTACAGATAGTCTGGTCTTGGCCGGCAACCACTACCAAGGCAGCAGCTGGCATCATATTTACACACTCCGGGATCTGGGTATTGCCTTGAAAAAAGGCCATGACATCATTGAAAATTCAACGGAAAAAAGTTATTTCTGCCAGCTGGCCTCTTACCGCGCCTTTACATCAATCGATCCAAAAAAACTGATGCAGGAACAACTACTCATCGCCAAGCGGCGGATAAAAGAACAGGATTATTACAGCTTTATTGCCGGTCCTTTTAACAATGAATACGGTGAAAACTGCACTTTGGCAAAATACAGCGCACTCACACCGGAAATCCCCAGGGTAAGAGCAAGATCGTTATTGCAGCAGGAACTCAGTTCGTTGTAA
- the yaaA gene encoding peroxide stress protein YaaA: MLLVVSPAKNLDFESPLPTDVYTQPSLLEFSQSLIDTCVKLTPAEIASLMSISDKLAGLNAARFSEWQQPFTPDNARPAVLAFNGDVYGGLDANSFSQEDFDFAQQHMRILSGLYGLLKPLDLMQAYRLEMGTKLENSKGKNLYQFWDNIITEALNQALAAQGDDVLINLASNEYFKAVKKKNLAANVITPAFKDWKNGQYKMISFYAKKARGLMARYIIQNRLTDVEQLKGFDLGGYQYSEEFSKGNDWVFTRKEA, encoded by the coding sequence ATGTTACTTGTTGTCTCACCGGCCAAAAACCTGGATTTTGAATCCCCTTTACCGACAGATGTTTATACCCAGCCATCTTTGCTGGAGTTTAGCCAGTCCCTGATTGATACCTGCGTTAAACTGACCCCGGCAGAAATTGCCTCGTTAATGAGTATCAGTGACAAGCTGGCAGGCTTAAATGCCGCCCGCTTTAGCGAGTGGCAGCAGCCTTTTACCCCGGACAATGCCCGTCCCGCGGTACTGGCTTTTAACGGCGATGTGTACGGCGGGTTGGATGCAAACTCTTTCAGCCAGGAAGATTTTGATTTTGCCCAGCAGCATATGCGTATCTTGTCCGGTTTATACGGCTTGTTAAAACCGCTGGACCTGATGCAGGCCTACCGCCTGGAAATGGGCACCAAACTGGAAAACAGTAAAGGTAAAAACCTCTATCAGTTTTGGGATAATATTATCACTGAGGCTTTGAACCAGGCGCTGGCGGCGCAGGGGGATGATGTGTTGATCAACCTGGCTTCCAATGAATATTTTAAAGCGGTGAAAAAGAAAAACCTGGCGGCGAATGTGATCACCCCGGCTTTTAAGGACTGGAAAAACGGACAATATAAGATGATCAGTTTTTACGCCAAAAAAGCCCGCGGCTTGATGGCGCGTTATATTATTCAAAACCGGTTAACGGATGTTGAGCAGCTTAAAGGTTTTGATCTGGGCGGCTATCAATACAGTGAAGAATTCAGCAAAGGCAATGACTGGGTTTTTACTCGAAAAGAAGCTTAG
- the dsbC gene encoding bifunctional protein-disulfide isomerase/oxidoreductase DsbC, producing the protein MFKKLISGATLAIFAYSASVAAEKGQDILTSAVQPSSAVAAKSAGLDANALKAKLTAKLGLEVEGVATTPVAGIAEVITNQGLFYASYDGAYFFHGKLFSIEKEVTNLTEESMAKVRVTGMDKFANDMIVYPAKNEKHVVTVFTDITCGYCRKLHEQMDEYNEMGITVRYLAYPRAGITDRNGNLTQGFQDMRSIWCHEDPNTAMTKAKAGSAVAHRICDKPVEAEFDFGRRVGVNGTPAIMLANGMMLPGYREPRDLLQVLESL; encoded by the coding sequence ATGTTTAAAAAGTTAATCTCGGGAGCTACGCTGGCTATTTTTGCCTACTCGGCATCTGTGGCGGCCGAAAAAGGCCAGGATATTTTAACCTCGGCTGTTCAGCCGTCTTCTGCCGTGGCTGCCAAGTCTGCCGGGCTGGATGCTAACGCCTTAAAAGCAAAATTAACCGCCAAACTTGGCCTTGAAGTAGAAGGGGTGGCGACTACCCCGGTTGCCGGTATTGCCGAAGTGATCACCAACCAGGGCTTGTTTTATGCCAGTTACGACGGTGCCTATTTCTTCCATGGCAAGCTTTTCTCTATTGAAAAGGAGGTCACTAACTTAACGGAAGAAAGCATGGCCAAGGTCAGGGTGACCGGCATGGATAAATTTGCCAACGATATGATCGTTTATCCGGCGAAAAACGAGAAACATGTGGTCACCGTGTTTACCGATATTACTTGCGGCTATTGCCGTAAGTTGCACGAGCAAATGGATGAATACAATGAGATGGGCATTACCGTACGTTACCTGGCTTATCCGCGCGCCGGCATCACCGACCGTAACGGTAACCTGACCCAGGGCTTCCAGGATATGCGCTCGATATGGTGCCACGAAGACCCCAACACCGCCATGACCAAGGCGAAAGCCGGCTCTGCCGTTGCCCATCGTATTTGTGACAAGCCGGTTGAAGCGGAATTTGATTTTGGTCGTCGTGTCGGTGTTAACGGCACCCCGGCTATCATGCTGGCAAATGGCATGATGTTACCGGGTTACCGTGAACCAAGAGATCTGCTTCAGGTGCTTGAGAGCCTGTAA
- a CDS encoding DUF481 domain-containing protein, with translation MNKACLTPLILLLAAGAVDAQETKKPWAISSELGIILTSGNTESSTLKGAITAKQELERWRNEYKLETLYKKDEVSRDDGSKDNERTSERYFASVQGNYKLNEDHSYLFVYGSHLSDYFGAYRNESVFSLGYGQRLLKGKSYYLDGEIGPGYKYFEYAKDSAALDSKGNLLAGSTDGEVIALGKLNFNWDINEFVGFRQSLAMEYGSTNTKSRSETELVSKLSDAMQMKLGFYITHNSDVADDKENTDTETLVTLIYNF, from the coding sequence ATGAATAAAGCCTGCCTGACCCCTTTGATATTGTTACTGGCCGCAGGAGCGGTTGATGCACAAGAAACGAAAAAGCCCTGGGCAATATCCAGTGAATTGGGAATTATCCTTACCAGCGGTAACACCGAAAGCAGTACCTTAAAAGGCGCCATTACCGCCAAGCAGGAACTGGAGCGCTGGCGCAATGAATATAAGCTTGAAACCTTATATAAAAAAGACGAAGTCAGCCGGGATGACGGCAGTAAAGACAATGAACGTACCAGTGAAAGGTATTTTGCCTCTGTCCAGGGCAATTATAAGTTAAATGAAGACCACAGTTATTTATTTGTCTATGGTTCGCATTTATCGGATTATTTCGGCGCTTACCGCAATGAAAGTGTGTTTTCTTTAGGTTATGGCCAACGTTTGCTTAAAGGGAAAAGTTATTACCTCGACGGGGAAATCGGTCCGGGTTATAAATATTTTGAATATGCCAAAGACAGTGCCGCCCTGGACAGTAAAGGGAATTTACTGGCGGGCAGCACAGACGGCGAGGTGATCGCCCTGGGTAAGCTCAACTTTAACTGGGATATCAATGAATTTGTCGGTTTTCGTCAGAGCCTGGCAATGGAATACGGTAGCACCAATACCAAAAGCCGCTCGGAAACTGAGCTGGTATCCAAGCTCAGCGATGCCATGCAAATGAAGTTAGGTTTTTATATCACCCATAATTCCGATGTCGCCGACGATAAGGAAAATACCGATACCGAAACCTTAGTGACGCTGATTTATAATTTTTAA
- the recJ gene encoding single-stranded-DNA-specific exonuclease RecJ gives MLKQIIRRPFVADEHLSGDLHPLIKQIYARRGVTCARELDLTTSQMAPVQSLKGLDDACRILHLAMAQQQRIIVVGDFDADGATSTALMMEALMLLGSTNHDFLVPNRFEYGYGLTPEIVDLAAGQGAQLLVTVDNGISCLAGVKRAKELGIAVVVTDHHLPGSQLPDADAIVNPNQPGCPFPSKALAGVGVAFYLMLALRKYLRDLNWFGEKGMAEPNIAQLLDLVALGTVADVVTLDNNNRILVSQGLKRIRAGLTRPGIQALIEIANKNQQALVASDFGFALGPRINAAGRLDDMSFGINCLLSKDLMSARAAAVELDELNKARREIEQGMQVEAESVLKQLKFNEDNLPCGIALFQQDWHQGVIGIVCGRLKEKYHRPSIVFAAAGDGIEDKSKDEIKGSARSIPGLHIRDLLEHIDSQNPGLILKFGGHAMAAGLSIKAGDFDKFRQLFDSFVGDWLSEEDFQGKLLSDGALPLTDMTLAFAETIREAGPWGQNFVEPVFDDEFTLIQQRLVGEKHLKMVVQKGSEVFDAIAFNIDVKAWPNIHAKQVHLAYRLDINEFRGKQSLQLMVEQLSLPGDSNEGL, from the coding sequence ATGCTTAAACAAATCATCCGTCGTCCCTTTGTTGCGGATGAACACTTATCCGGCGATTTACATCCGCTGATTAAACAAATTTATGCCCGCCGTGGTGTCACCTGTGCCCGGGAGCTGGACTTAACTACTTCACAAATGGCGCCGGTGCAGTCATTAAAAGGCCTGGATGATGCCTGCCGTATTTTACACCTGGCGATGGCGCAGCAGCAGCGCATTATTGTCGTCGGGGATTTTGATGCCGACGGCGCCACCAGTACCGCGCTGATGATGGAAGCGTTAATGTTGCTCGGCAGCACGAACCATGATTTTCTGGTGCCGAATCGTTTTGAGTACGGTTACGGTCTGACCCCGGAAATTGTCGACCTGGCCGCCGGACAAGGGGCGCAGTTATTGGTGACGGTCGATAACGGCATCAGCTGTCTGGCGGGGGTAAAACGTGCAAAAGAGCTCGGCATTGCCGTGGTGGTGACAGATCATCATTTGCCCGGCAGTCAGCTACCGGATGCCGATGCCATAGTGAACCCGAATCAGCCCGGCTGTCCCTTTCCCAGTAAAGCACTAGCCGGGGTCGGGGTCGCCTTTTACCTGATGCTGGCCCTGCGTAAATATTTACGGGATCTTAACTGGTTCGGTGAAAAAGGCATGGCTGAACCTAATATCGCCCAACTGCTTGATTTGGTTGCTTTAGGCACGGTTGCTGATGTCGTGACCTTAGATAACAATAACCGTATTTTAGTGTCACAGGGATTAAAACGGATCCGGGCGGGATTAACGCGCCCGGGGATCCAGGCTTTGATTGAAATTGCCAATAAAAACCAGCAGGCGCTGGTGGCCAGCGATTTTGGTTTTGCTTTGGGACCGAGAATAAATGCCGCCGGTCGTCTCGATGATATGTCATTTGGTATCAACTGCTTATTGTCAAAGGACCTGATGTCTGCCCGGGCCGCGGCCGTTGAGCTGGATGAATTAAACAAAGCTCGCCGGGAAATCGAACAGGGCATGCAGGTAGAAGCGGAAAGCGTGCTCAAGCAGTTGAAATTTAACGAAGATAATCTGCCCTGCGGTATTGCCCTGTTCCAGCAAGACTGGCATCAGGGGGTGATTGGCATAGTGTGCGGGCGGTTAAAAGAGAAATATCACAGGCCCAGCATCGTTTTTGCCGCCGCCGGTGATGGCATAGAAGATAAGAGTAAGGATGAAATTAAAGGCTCGGCACGCTCGATCCCCGGTTTGCACATCCGGGATTTGCTCGAACATATCGACAGCCAGAACCCCGGGCTGATCCTGAAATTTGGCGGCCATGCCATGGCTGCCGGCTTATCCATTAAAGCCGGTGATTTTGATAAGTTCAGGCAATTATTCGACAGCTTTGTCGGTGACTGGCTCAGTGAAGAGGACTTCCAGGGAAAACTGCTTTCCGACGGGGCCTTGCCGCTTACCGACATGACCTTGGCCTTTGCCGAAACCATCAGGGAAGCCGGCCCCTGGGGGCAAAATTTTGTCGAGCCTGTGTTTGATGATGAGTTTACCCTGATACAGCAGCGCCTGGTGGGGGAAAAACATTTGAAAATGGTGGTGCAAAAAGGCAGCGAAGTCTTTGATGCCATCGCCTTTAATATTGATGTTAAGGCCTGGCCTAATATCCACGCCAAACAAGTGCATCTGGCTTACCGGTTAGATATCAATGAGTTTAGAGGTAAACAAAGCTTACAGTTGATGGTGGAGCAGTTATCGTTGCCGGGAGACTCTAATGAAGGCCTTTAA
- the tal gene encoding transaldolase, with protein MSNQLSQLKQMTTVVADTGDIEAIAKFQPQDATTNPSLLLKAASLPAYQALLTQAVNWAKEQSSDAKQQVMDAADKLSVLIGLEILKIVPGRISTEVDARLSFDTQGTIAKAKKLMAMYNEAGISNDRILIKAASTWEGIKAAEQLEKEGINCNLTLLFSFAQARACAEAGAYLISPFVGRILDWYKASTGKTDYSASEDPGVISVTEIYNYYKAQGYNTVVMGASFRNVGEILALAGCDRLTISPQLMDELAQSNETVVQQLNPEQQKAAAEPALTENQFRWMMNQDAMATEKLSEGIRNFAIDQDKLEQQLAELL; from the coding sequence ATGAGCAACCAGCTTTCCCAGTTAAAACAGATGACCACAGTAGTGGCCGATACCGGCGATATTGAAGCAATCGCCAAATTTCAACCACAAGACGCTACCACCAATCCGTCACTGCTGTTAAAAGCCGCTTCATTGCCGGCTTATCAGGCGTTATTGACTCAGGCGGTTAACTGGGCCAAAGAGCAATCGAGTGATGCCAAACAGCAAGTCATGGATGCCGCCGACAAATTATCGGTATTGATCGGTCTGGAAATTTTAAAAATTGTCCCGGGCCGTATTTCTACCGAAGTTGATGCCCGTTTATCTTTTGATACCCAAGGCACCATAGCCAAAGCGAAAAAGCTGATGGCCATGTACAATGAAGCCGGTATCAGCAATGACCGCATCCTGATCAAAGCCGCTTCTACCTGGGAAGGCATTAAAGCCGCCGAGCAGCTGGAAAAAGAAGGCATTAACTGTAATCTGACCCTACTGTTCAGCTTTGCCCAGGCCCGTGCCTGTGCCGAAGCCGGCGCTTACCTGATCTCACCTTTTGTTGGCCGTATCCTTGACTGGTACAAGGCCAGCACAGGTAAAACCGACTATAGCGCCAGTGAAGATCCCGGCGTGATTTCCGTGACAGAAATCTATAACTACTATAAAGCCCAAGGTTATAACACCGTGGTGATGGGTGCCAGCTTCCGTAATGTCGGCGAAATTTTGGCCCTGGCCGGTTGTGACCGTTTAACCATCAGCCCGCAATTAATGGACGAACTGGCCCAGTCAAACGAAACCGTGGTTCAGCAGCTTAACCCTGAACAGCAAAAAGCCGCAGCAGAGCCGGCATTAACCGAAAACCAGTTCCGCTGGATGATGAACCAGGATGCCATGGCCACAGAAAAATTATCCGAAGGGATCCGCAACTTCGCCATTGACCAGGATAAACTTGAACAACAATTAGCCGAATTGCTTTAA
- the srmB gene encoding ATP-dependent RNA helicase SrmB — MFEQFDLDNELLGGVENAGFKKPTSIQQLVLPEAMAGKDVLASAPTGTGKTAAFILPAAQHLLDYPRTKPGFPRVLILSPTRELALQIHEQTEKLTSLTKIKSGVITGGVNYGSHKDILTATTDMLIATPGRLMEYIENEQFDAREIEILILDEADRMLDMGFAETINRIVAEARWRKQTMLFSATLEGSSVIRFAKEVLTEPVYLESDPSRKEKAKIHQWLHLADNFEHKFQLLANILKQEEVKKAVVFANKRETVQYLSGKLYGEELPCAWLEGKMPQDKRNSSVERLKDEKVNILVATDVAARGLDIDDISHVINFDMPRKADIYLHRIGRTGRAGNKGTAISLVEAHDMPVIGKIERYLQERLPRRIIEELRPKNKEAKVGLKKPKVKKTTAQKKAKAKKQAKRNKKK; from the coding sequence ATGTTTGAGCAGTTTGATTTAGACAATGAATTACTAGGCGGTGTCGAAAACGCCGGTTTTAAAAAGCCCACTTCCATTCAACAATTAGTGTTACCCGAAGCCATGGCTGGGAAAGATGTTCTGGCATCGGCCCCTACGGGTACGGGTAAAACCGCGGCTTTTATCCTGCCTGCTGCCCAGCATCTGCTTGACTACCCGAGAACCAAACCGGGTTTTCCCCGGGTTTTGATCCTCTCGCCGACCCGTGAGCTTGCCCTGCAAATTCATGAACAAACGGAAAAACTGACCAGCTTAACCAAGATAAAATCCGGCGTGATCACCGGCGGCGTCAACTACGGCAGCCATAAAGATATTCTGACCGCCACCACGGATATGTTGATCGCCACCCCGGGGCGGTTAATGGAATATATCGAAAATGAACAGTTTGATGCCAGGGAAATTGAAATCCTGATCTTGGATGAGGCCGACCGCATGCTGGACATGGGCTTTGCCGAGACCATCAACCGCATCGTTGCCGAAGCCCGCTGGCGCAAACAGACCATGTTGTTCTCGGCGACTTTGGAAGGCTCCTCGGTGATCCGTTTTGCCAAAGAAGTACTCACAGAGCCGGTTTATTTAGAATCGGATCCTTCCCGCAAGGAAAAAGCCAAGATCCATCAGTGGCTGCACCTGGCGGATAATTTTGAGCACAAATTTCAGCTACTCGCCAACATCCTGAAACAGGAAGAAGTGAAAAAAGCCGTGGTATTTGCCAATAAGCGGGAAACCGTGCAATACCTTTCGGGTAAATTATACGGCGAAGAGCTACCCTGCGCCTGGCTCGAAGGCAAAATGCCGCAGGATAAGCGCAACAGCTCGGTCGAACGCTTGAAAGATGAAAAAGTAAATATCCTGGTGGCCACCGATGTCGCCGCCCGCGGCCTGGATATCGACGATATCAGTCATGTGATCAACTTTGATATGCCGCGCAAAGCCGATATCTACCTGCACAGAATTGGCCGTACCGGCCGCGCCGGCAACAAAGGCACCGCCATTTCCCTGGTGGAAGCCCATGATATGCCGGTGATCGGTAAGATAGAACGCTACCTGCAAGAGCGCCTGCCCCGCCGCATCATCGAAGAACTGCGGCCGAAAAACAAAGAAGCAAAAGTCGGCTTGAAAAAGCCCAAGGTGAAAAAAACCACCGCCCAGAAAAAAGCCAAGGCGAAGAAACAGGCCAAGCGTAATAAAAAGAAATAA
- the fldB gene encoding flavodoxin FldB — MKIGLFYGSTTCYTEMAAEKIQSVIGESMVELHNIKDVPLSACQDYDFLIFGISTWDYGELQEDWESHWQEAAGLDLNNKVIALYGMGDQIGYSEWFQDALGMLHDIIVPSGAAIIGYWPNQGYEFAASKALTQDNSHFVGLSIDDENQYQLTDERIASWCQQILEEFADL; from the coding sequence ATGAAAATTGGCTTATTTTATGGTTCCACCACCTGCTATACCGAAATGGCAGCAGAAAAGATACAATCCGTCATTGGCGAATCCATGGTTGAACTTCACAATATCAAAGATGTGCCTTTGTCCGCCTGCCAGGATTATGATTTTCTTATTTTTGGCATCTCCACCTGGGATTACGGCGAATTACAGGAAGACTGGGAATCACACTGGCAAGAAGCCGCCGGCTTAGATCTTAACAACAAGGTGATCGCCTTATACGGCATGGGGGATCAGATAGGCTACAGCGAATGGTTCCAGGATGCCCTGGGCATGTTACACGATATTATCGTGCCCTCAGGCGCAGCTATCATCGGCTACTGGCCGAACCAGGGTTATGAATTTGCCGCTTCAAAAGCCCTTACCCAGGATAACAGCCATTTTGTCGGCCTGTCCATCGATGATGAAAACCAATACCAGCTCACCGATGAACGAATTGCCAGCTGGTGCCAGCAAATACTGGAAGAATTCGCCGACTTATAA
- a CDS encoding DUF3545 family protein yields the protein MDKRNSVLDSLDIQPKTKSSGKKRKWREIETLRDKYRLEKELRIYEDSLEYMLDEF from the coding sequence ATGGATAAACGTAACAGTGTCTTGGACTCATTAGATATACAACCTAAGACCAAATCGAGTGGTAAAAAACGTAAGTGGCGCGAAATCGAAACACTTAGAGATAAATATCGTTTAGAAAAAGAGTTAAGGATATATGAGGACTCACTAGAATACATGTTAGATGAATTTTAA